The following are from one region of the Microbacterium sp. cx-55 genome:
- a CDS encoding bleomycin resistance protein: MTERTVPNLPSRDFAATVAFYGAFGFTVTHRSDEWLVLRRGTLELEFFRFPDLAPEDSSFMCSIRVDDVDELYRAIAAAGVVEASTGRPRLLPVRPQPWGQRAGFLVDPDGSQLHLIQNGPTPESAPA, from the coding sequence ATGACCGAGCGCACCGTGCCGAACCTGCCCTCCCGCGACTTCGCCGCAACGGTCGCGTTCTACGGGGCCTTCGGCTTCACCGTCACACACCGGAGCGATGAGTGGCTGGTGCTGCGCCGAGGAACCCTCGAGCTGGAGTTCTTCCGATTCCCCGATCTCGCACCAGAGGACAGCTCCTTCATGTGCAGCATCCGCGTCGACGACGTCGACGAGCTGTATCGAGCGATCGCGGCGGCCGGGGTCGTCGAGGCATCGACGGGTCGCCCGCGCCTACTTCCGGTGCGCCCGCAGCCGTGGGGGCAGCGCGCCGGGTTCCTCGTCGACCCCGATGGATCGCAGTTGCACCTGATCCAGAACGGGCCGACGCCCGAGTCGGCTCCCGCGTGA
- a CDS encoding carbohydrate ABC transporter permease encodes MSGITPLQADVLAEQRGAAAAPAAPKKRRVGRPRRGLAWQIALYALLLALAAIYIAPFLVQLATSVKTDADAAADPMSLVPNPLTWAAYERLFLNSDFPVWFANSAVVTVFVTAGRVFFNSLAGYALARLRFRGRGVVFAALVAVMAVPTVVLLIPKFLVINQLGIYDSYAGMILPLLVDAAGVFIMKNFFESIPPSVEEQARIDGAGSFRIFWSVVLPMARPALITIVILSFQGSWNELSHFVISTQSPELTTLTKGVASLASGQLSQGSQFPLKLAAAAIMTIPVAVMFFIFQRRIMNASEGAVKE; translated from the coding sequence ATGAGCGGCATCACCCCCCTGCAGGCCGACGTGCTCGCGGAGCAGCGCGGCGCGGCGGCGGCGCCGGCTGCTCCGAAGAAGAGGCGCGTGGGGAGGCCCCGACGCGGGCTGGCGTGGCAGATCGCGCTCTATGCGCTCCTGCTCGCACTCGCGGCGATCTACATCGCCCCGTTCCTCGTGCAGCTGGCGACATCGGTGAAGACGGATGCGGACGCCGCCGCCGACCCGATGTCGCTCGTGCCGAACCCCCTGACGTGGGCGGCGTACGAGCGGCTGTTCCTGAACTCGGACTTCCCGGTCTGGTTCGCCAACTCGGCGGTGGTCACGGTGTTCGTCACGGCCGGGCGCGTGTTCTTCAACTCGCTGGCGGGGTACGCGCTCGCCCGGCTCCGCTTCCGCGGCCGTGGCGTCGTCTTCGCCGCGCTCGTCGCGGTCATGGCGGTGCCGACCGTGGTTCTGCTGATTCCGAAGTTCCTGGTGATCAACCAGCTCGGCATCTACGACTCGTATGCCGGCATGATCCTGCCGCTGTTGGTGGATGCGGCGGGCGTGTTCATCATGAAGAACTTCTTCGAGTCGATCCCGCCCTCGGTCGAGGAGCAGGCGCGGATCGACGGGGCCGGGTCGTTCCGGATCTTCTGGTCGGTCGTGCTGCCGATGGCGCGGCCCGCGCTGATCACGATCGTGATCCTCTCGTTCCAGGGATCGTGGAACGAGCTGAGCCACTTCGTGATCTCGACGCAGTCGCCCGAACTCACGACCTTGACCAAGGGGGTCGCATCGCTGGCGAGCGGACAGCTCAGCCAGGGCAGTCAGTTCCCCCTGAAGCTCGCCGCCGCCGCCATCATGACGATCCCCGTCGCCGTGATGTTCTTCATCTTCCAACGCCGAATCATGAACGCCAGCGAAGGGGCCGTCAAGGAATGA
- a CDS encoding substrate-binding domain-containing protein produces the protein MSGARERTARRTARLAVFVVVSAVLVLGAVPAQGASGASVSGSGSVWAQSAMSAWARDAAADEGMTVSYAGTGSVAGREDFMRENVDFAVGEVPFPRSPEGNSGAALPARAYASVPLLGGGTALAYNLTIDGARFADLRLSGAAIAGIFSGAITRWNDPQLLADNPGIALPDLAVVPVVRADASGSSSQFTAWMASEHPNIWTQGETSLFVPPTSAFRAQSGSLGVAGYVSQSYGRGAIAYVEASYAESLGLTVAAVRNAHGDFVGPGAVNVTAALAGVDIDPDSSSAAETPNLDGVYRSADPIAYPISGYAALMVPTETSTRFTVAKGETLAAFARYALCAGQQRVASLGYAPLPAALVAVGIAQVARIPGAAKAGSGCSAPAVDPTAGEIGIEAPVVDGHDGALSLAVPVGARVTLMPETRHDGIRVSTGVLPAFAVEDARVLSRPGYTVQVTTTDFIADSARMPANALTFSPVRVPTDSTARGVVLAEPFAAGTGAMTFASAAEGTGVGRAVLSALLRLEVPGDVPAGTYRSTTTLTVVSR, from the coding sequence GTGTCCGGAGCGCGAGAACGGACGGCGCGCCGGACGGCTCGCCTGGCGGTGTTCGTTGTCGTCAGCGCGGTTCTCGTGCTGGGTGCCGTTCCTGCGCAGGGGGCGAGCGGCGCATCCGTTTCCGGCTCCGGGTCCGTGTGGGCGCAGAGCGCAATGAGTGCGTGGGCCAGAGATGCTGCGGCGGACGAGGGGATGACTGTCTCCTACGCCGGAACCGGCTCCGTTGCGGGGCGCGAGGACTTCATGAGGGAGAACGTCGACTTCGCGGTCGGCGAGGTGCCCTTCCCTCGGTCCCCGGAGGGGAATTCCGGTGCTGCGCTGCCCGCTCGCGCCTACGCCTCTGTGCCTCTCCTCGGAGGTGGCACTGCCCTGGCCTACAACCTCACCATCGACGGCGCACGATTCGCCGATCTCCGATTGTCGGGCGCGGCCATAGCGGGGATTTTCAGCGGAGCGATCACGCGGTGGAACGACCCGCAGTTGCTCGCCGACAACCCGGGCATCGCCCTTCCTGACCTCGCCGTCGTTCCGGTCGTCCGGGCCGATGCCTCCGGTTCTTCCTCGCAGTTCACCGCGTGGATGGCGTCTGAGCATCCGAACATCTGGACGCAGGGGGAAACGTCGCTCTTTGTGCCGCCGACATCCGCGTTCCGTGCACAGAGCGGCTCGTTGGGGGTCGCCGGATACGTCTCGCAGAGCTACGGCAGGGGAGCCATCGCGTACGTCGAGGCATCGTACGCGGAGAGCTTGGGGCTGACGGTGGCAGCGGTGCGGAATGCGCACGGCGACTTCGTCGGTCCGGGCGCCGTCAACGTCACCGCGGCACTCGCGGGGGTCGACATCGACCCCGACTCGTCGTCCGCCGCCGAGACGCCGAACCTCGACGGCGTGTACCGCAGCGCCGATCCGATCGCATACCCGATCTCGGGTTACGCCGCGCTCATGGTGCCCACCGAGACCAGCACTCGCTTCACGGTGGCGAAGGGCGAGACGCTCGCCGCGTTCGCTCGCTACGCCCTGTGCGCCGGGCAGCAGCGCGTTGCGTCGCTCGGATACGCGCCGCTCCCGGCCGCTCTCGTCGCGGTCGGCATCGCGCAGGTGGCGCGGATCCCGGGCGCGGCGAAAGCCGGATCCGGATGCAGTGCACCCGCGGTCGATCCGACGGCGGGCGAGATCGGCATCGAGGCGCCGGTCGTGGACGGTCACGATGGCGCGCTCTCGCTCGCCGTTCCCGTCGGCGCCCGCGTGACCCTGATGCCCGAGACCCGGCACGACGGGATCCGGGTGTCCACCGGGGTACTGCCCGCGTTCGCTGTCGAGGATGCTCGCGTTCTCTCGCGGCCGGGATACACGGTCCAGGTCACCACCACGGACTTCATCGCCGACAGCGCCCGAATGCCAGCGAACGCGTTGACGTTCTCGCCCGTGAGGGTTCCGACGGACTCGACGGCGCGAGGGGTCGTTCTGGCGGAGCCTTTCGCCGCGGGCACCGGGGCGATGACGTTCGCATCGGCGGCGGAAGGAACCGGAGTCGGTCGGGCCGTTCTCAGTGCGCTCCTTCGACTCGAGGTCCCCGGTGACGTCCCCGCGGGTACCTACCGATCGACGACGACCCTCACCGTCGTCTCGCGGTAA
- a CDS encoding ArnT family glycosyltransferase, translating to MTTVDTPLSPPVSIRNPKRLAWPIGLLSLSGIAVVLTAWNVSGSMSEYYGAIALSMSQSWSNFFFGAFDPAGTVTLDKIPGSFWIPALFVRAFGFSPAIVIVPNALAASAAAVVTAITARRLAGTGAGLFAGAIVATTPILVAVARSNQPQSFFVLALALVAWASVRAIQRASLRWYLVAGLLIAVAFQTYMLEAWAVWPALAAAYLCTRQSWWRRIWHTAVAGALSLVASLTWVAIVWLIPASARPYVGGTNSNNPWEMVFGYNGLGRFTASADSTDYRSFTPPFSGDPGALRLVNEQLAGQIAWLLPAALLAIVVLAVLRFRSALVVFLGVWFVTFAAMFSVVAGMHQFYTSALAIPVALLVGTAFFVARARRVLWAQLALLATAAVTAVAVAAMYTDPTPVLAGVQAAIAVVALVALVVEHRRRVARTATVVLVLIGMLFAPAAWSALTIAAPSSINPTAAGVAVMSVGGGAGSGGFGGGSGSGAPGAGGSGPGAAPGAGSGARAPGGSAPGGSAPNGGMRGGSSARDGGSSTTGRTPFSSVEAGSDGELIDYLVAHQDGASYLVATFGAQAAASLIIDSGGESVLPIGGFGGSDSVPTLEEFQQMVAAGEVVYVLGSATGGFGGGSSSSTTEAISAWVQENCAVVSDAPGTATLSSCAAVDADRPAS from the coding sequence GTGACAACCGTGGACACCCCCCTCTCTCCGCCCGTATCCATCCGGAATCCGAAGCGACTCGCGTGGCCGATCGGGTTGCTCTCCCTGTCGGGCATCGCCGTCGTGCTGACGGCGTGGAACGTATCCGGCTCGATGAGCGAGTACTACGGCGCGATCGCGCTGTCGATGAGCCAGAGCTGGTCGAACTTCTTCTTCGGCGCCTTCGATCCGGCGGGCACGGTCACTCTCGACAAGATCCCCGGGTCGTTCTGGATCCCGGCCCTCTTCGTTCGCGCCTTCGGCTTCTCCCCCGCCATCGTGATCGTCCCGAACGCGTTGGCGGCCAGCGCGGCGGCGGTCGTCACCGCGATCACCGCGCGGCGCCTGGCCGGCACGGGCGCGGGACTCTTCGCCGGCGCGATCGTCGCGACCACGCCGATCCTCGTCGCCGTCGCCCGTTCCAACCAGCCGCAGTCGTTCTTCGTTCTCGCCCTCGCGCTCGTCGCGTGGGCGTCGGTCCGGGCGATCCAGCGGGCGAGTCTTCGCTGGTATCTCGTCGCGGGGCTGTTGATCGCCGTCGCGTTCCAGACCTACATGCTGGAAGCGTGGGCGGTGTGGCCGGCCCTGGCCGCGGCGTATCTGTGCACCCGCCAATCGTGGTGGCGGCGCATCTGGCACACCGCGGTCGCCGGCGCGCTCAGCCTCGTCGCCTCGCTGACCTGGGTCGCGATCGTGTGGCTGATTCCCGCATCCGCGCGCCCCTACGTGGGCGGCACCAACTCGAACAACCCGTGGGAGATGGTGTTCGGATACAACGGCCTCGGACGATTCACGGCATCCGCCGACAGCACCGACTACCGATCGTTCACACCGCCCTTCTCGGGTGACCCCGGTGCCCTCCGGCTCGTCAACGAACAGCTCGCCGGACAGATCGCCTGGCTGCTGCCGGCGGCGTTGCTCGCGATCGTGGTGCTGGCCGTCCTGCGCTTCCGGTCGGCTCTCGTGGTCTTCCTCGGCGTGTGGTTCGTTACCTTCGCCGCCATGTTCTCGGTCGTCGCGGGAATGCACCAGTTCTACACGTCGGCGCTCGCGATTCCGGTCGCTCTCCTCGTGGGAACGGCGTTCTTCGTCGCCCGCGCGCGGCGGGTGCTGTGGGCGCAACTCGCGCTGCTCGCGACCGCCGCGGTCACCGCCGTCGCTGTCGCCGCGATGTACACCGACCCCACCCCGGTCCTCGCCGGCGTGCAGGCGGCCATCGCGGTCGTCGCCCTGGTCGCGCTCGTCGTCGAGCATCGGCGCCGAGTCGCGCGCACCGCGACGGTCGTGCTCGTGCTGATCGGGATGCTGTTCGCTCCGGCCGCGTGGTCGGCGCTGACCATCGCCGCGCCGAGTTCGATCAACCCGACGGCGGCCGGGGTGGCGGTCATGTCCGTGGGCGGCGGGGCCGGCAGCGGCGGATTCGGCGGCGGGTCCGGCAGCGGCGCGCCCGGTGCGGGCGGCAGCGGCCCCGGCGCCGCGCCCGGGGCAGGCTCCGGCGCCCGAGCCCCCGGCGGGTCGGCCCCCGGCGGATCTGCGCCGAACGGCGGCATGCGGGGCGGCTCGTCGGCCCGTGACGGCGGCTCGTCGACGACCGGCCGCACTCCCTTCTCCTCCGTCGAGGCGGGGTCCGATGGCGAACTCATCGACTACCTCGTCGCACATCAGGACGGGGCGAGCTACCTCGTCGCGACGTTCGGCGCACAGGCGGCAGCGTCCCTCATCATCGATTCGGGAGGTGAGTCCGTCCTCCCGATCGGCGGATTCGGCGGCAGTGATTCCGTGCCGACGCTCGAGGAGTTCCAGCAGATGGTCGCGGCCGGCGAGGTCGTCTATGTACTCGGTTCGGCGACGGGAGGATTCGGCGGCGGGTCGTCGTCGTCGACGACCGAGGCGATCAGCGCGTGGGTGCAGGAGAACTGCGCCGTCGTGAGCGACGCCCCGGGCACGGCGACCCTCTCATCGTGCGCCGCCGTGGATGCGGATCGACCCGCCTCGTGA
- a CDS encoding sugar ABC transporter substrate-binding protein, translated as MERNTRALLGAGTLFTIGALVLTGCGGSGFDDAGETASGGSGALTLLIGSSGDAETAAVEAAVDAWSAESGVDATVQVANDLPQQLSQGFAAGSPPDLFYLAPEALAGYAGNGSLASYGDQLANKDDFYPSLVDNFSLDGDFFCAPKDFSTLGLIINTDLWAAAGLTDADIPTDWDQLADVAATLTTADHVGLAFGAEYQRVGAFMAQAGGGLVDGDGAVIANGSENLEALDYVKTHLNDGSFAFAADVGAGWGGEAFGTGKAAMVIEGNWITGAMTNDYPDVAYTVAELPAGPGGKGTLQFTNCWGMAADSGNQESALALVEYLTGTDQQLAFSEAFGPMPSIESAADAWTSANPDLTAFLSGAEYAQFPPTMAGAADVISDFNAQLETLKTADPQSILDSAQSNLEAIVE; from the coding sequence ATGGAACGGAACACGCGCGCGCTGCTCGGAGCGGGCACGCTATTCACGATCGGAGCGCTCGTCCTCACGGGCTGCGGCGGCTCCGGGTTCGACGACGCCGGCGAGACCGCGTCCGGTGGCAGCGGAGCACTGACGCTCCTGATCGGCTCGTCCGGCGACGCCGAGACCGCGGCCGTGGAAGCCGCCGTCGACGCCTGGTCGGCCGAGTCCGGCGTCGACGCGACCGTCCAGGTGGCGAACGACCTTCCGCAGCAGCTCTCCCAGGGGTTCGCGGCCGGTTCGCCGCCGGACCTGTTCTACCTCGCCCCGGAGGCGCTGGCCGGGTACGCGGGCAACGGGTCCCTGGCGTCCTACGGCGACCAGCTCGCGAACAAGGACGACTTCTATCCGTCGCTCGTCGACAACTTCAGCCTCGACGGCGACTTCTTCTGCGCGCCCAAGGACTTCTCGACGCTGGGCCTCATCATCAACACGGATCTCTGGGCGGCCGCCGGACTGACGGATGCCGACATCCCGACCGACTGGGATCAGCTTGCCGACGTCGCCGCGACGCTGACGACGGCCGACCACGTCGGGCTCGCGTTCGGCGCCGAGTACCAGCGGGTGGGCGCCTTCATGGCCCAGGCCGGGGGAGGACTCGTCGACGGAGACGGCGCGGTCATTGCGAACGGGTCGGAGAACCTCGAGGCGCTCGACTACGTGAAGACGCACCTGAACGACGGCAGCTTCGCCTTCGCCGCCGACGTGGGGGCGGGCTGGGGCGGCGAGGCGTTCGGAACCGGCAAGGCCGCGATGGTGATCGAGGGCAACTGGATCACCGGAGCCATGACCAACGACTACCCGGATGTCGCCTACACGGTCGCCGAGCTCCCGGCGGGTCCGGGCGGCAAGGGCACCCTGCAGTTCACGAACTGCTGGGGCATGGCGGCAGACAGCGGCAACCAGGAGTCCGCGCTCGCGCTCGTCGAGTACCTCACGGGCACGGATCAGCAGCTCGCGTTCTCGGAAGCGTTCGGACCGATGCCGTCGATCGAATCGGCGGCGGATGCATGGACGAGCGCGAACCCCGACCTCACTGCCTTCCTGAGCGGCGCCGAGTACGCGCAGTTCCCGCCCACGATGGCCGGTGCCGCGGACGTCATCAGCGACTTCAACGCGCAGCTCGAGACGCTCAAGACCGCGGACCCGCAGTCGATCCTCGATTCGGCGCAGTCGAACCTCGAGGCGATCGTCGAATAG
- a CDS encoding LacI family DNA-binding transcriptional regulator: MSKSPTVEDVALAAGVSRQTVSNVLNSPHIVRPKTRERVEDAIRSLNYRPHAAARQLRTRRSSTIGIHLDPYAGGVSGVVLDRFVHALTEHAGERGMRVMLYAARDADDEIERMGELVDRGEVDAIVITGTFRGDPRTGWLAAHDVPFVSFGRPWGADDVADPAHLWVDVDGAAGTRAATTHALGIGDGPVAFLGWPSGSGTGDDRERGWREALSGVGEGPRWVAEESVDEARRVVGEAVAAGEVTRAVVCASDSLAIGAQLAFVAAGRDVPVIGFDNTPAAEALGISSIEQRPEDVASGALQLLMGSSGTIVAPRVAAAGTAHVLVEPRLVLR; the protein is encoded by the coding sequence GTGTCGAAGTCACCGACGGTGGAAGACGTGGCTCTGGCGGCGGGCGTATCTCGCCAAACGGTGTCGAACGTGCTCAACTCACCGCACATCGTGCGACCCAAAACGCGCGAACGCGTCGAAGACGCCATCCGCTCCCTGAACTACCGTCCGCACGCGGCCGCGCGGCAACTGCGCACCCGACGGAGCTCGACGATCGGCATCCACCTCGACCCGTATGCCGGCGGTGTCTCGGGCGTGGTGCTCGACCGCTTCGTGCACGCGCTCACCGAACATGCCGGCGAGCGCGGGATGCGAGTGATGCTGTACGCCGCACGGGACGCGGACGACGAGATCGAACGGATGGGCGAGCTGGTCGACCGGGGCGAGGTCGACGCGATCGTCATCACCGGTACGTTCCGCGGAGACCCGCGCACCGGATGGCTTGCCGCGCACGACGTGCCGTTCGTGTCGTTCGGCCGCCCATGGGGCGCGGATGATGTCGCCGATCCGGCGCATCTCTGGGTCGACGTGGATGGCGCGGCCGGAACCCGCGCGGCGACAACCCATGCGCTCGGCATCGGCGACGGGCCGGTGGCCTTCTTGGGTTGGCCGTCCGGGTCGGGCACCGGCGATGATCGCGAGCGGGGCTGGCGCGAGGCCCTGTCGGGCGTCGGCGAGGGCCCGCGCTGGGTCGCTGAGGAGTCCGTCGACGAAGCGCGCCGCGTCGTCGGCGAGGCGGTGGCGGCAGGAGAGGTGACGCGGGCCGTCGTCTGCGCCAGCGACTCGCTCGCGATCGGTGCGCAACTGGCGTTCGTCGCCGCCGGCCGGGACGTACCGGTGATCGGGTTCGACAACACGCCTGCCGCCGAAGCGCTCGGCATCTCCAGCATCGAGCAACGCCCGGAGGACGTCGCCTCCGGCGCCCTGCAGCTCCTGATGGGATCGAGCGGCACGATCGTCGCTCCCCGCGTCGCGGCCGCCGGCACCGCGCACGTGCTGGTCGAACCACGTCTCGTGCTGCGCTGA
- a CDS encoding carbohydrate ABC transporter permease, giving the protein MLVILGVFLLIPVLMALWVSFSDWSGRGSPLASTVGFVGLDNYAAVTTESGLARRDFGIALRNNAWYVLLVVPLQTALALFLAVLVNRAVLRGRGFFRTAFYFPSVTSSVAITVLWLFLFSTSGAINEVLSWLGINGPNWFNDPSGVLHNLLGVFGVTTGPEVLTGNDFLGVSWWDWAAGPSVAMSAFILMAIFTTSGTFMLLFIAGLQNIGADVEEAAMMDGANAWQRFWRVTLPQLKPTLFTVLTLGLIGTWQVFDQIYTGTQGGPAKTTLTPAYLSYDSAFISQQWGQGAAIAFVLFVIIVAFTILQRWILRDRPVSRRRARQYEVKGGRS; this is encoded by the coding sequence GTGCTCGTCATCCTCGGTGTGTTCCTGCTCATCCCCGTGCTGATGGCGCTGTGGGTGAGCTTCTCCGATTGGAGTGGGCGCGGCAGCCCCCTCGCCTCGACAGTGGGGTTCGTCGGCCTCGACAACTACGCCGCGGTCACGACCGAGAGCGGGCTCGCCCGTCGCGACTTCGGCATCGCGCTCCGCAACAACGCCTGGTACGTGCTGCTGGTGGTACCGCTGCAGACGGCGCTGGCCCTGTTCCTGGCCGTGCTGGTCAACCGCGCGGTGCTGCGCGGGCGCGGGTTCTTCCGCACGGCCTTCTACTTTCCGTCGGTGACGAGTTCGGTCGCGATCACCGTTCTGTGGCTCTTCCTGTTCTCCACCTCCGGCGCCATCAACGAGGTGCTGTCCTGGCTCGGTATCAACGGGCCCAACTGGTTCAACGACCCGAGCGGGGTGCTTCACAACCTGCTCGGCGTGTTCGGGGTCACCACAGGTCCCGAGGTGCTGACCGGAAACGACTTCCTCGGGGTGAGCTGGTGGGACTGGGCGGCCGGCCCGTCGGTGGCCATGTCGGCGTTCATCCTGATGGCGATCTTCACCACATCCGGCACGTTCATGCTGCTGTTCATCGCGGGGCTGCAGAACATCGGAGCCGATGTCGAGGAGGCGGCGATGATGGACGGCGCGAACGCCTGGCAGCGCTTCTGGCGCGTGACTCTTCCGCAGCTCAAGCCGACGCTGTTCACCGTGCTGACGCTCGGCCTGATCGGCACCTGGCAGGTGTTCGACCAGATCTACACGGGCACCCAGGGCGGCCCCGCGAAGACGACGCTGACCCCCGCCTACCTCAGCTACGACTCCGCGTTCATCTCTCAGCAGTGGGGTCAGGGCGCGGCGATCGCCTTCGTGCTCTTCGTGATCATCGTGGCCTTCACGATCCTGCAGCGCTGGATCCTGCGGGATCGGCCCGTGTCGCGGCGTCGAGCCCGGCAGTACGAAGTGAAGGGCGGCCGATCATGA